The window GCACGACCCCGCCTTCCCGCAGCAGGCCCTGGCCTATCTGCTCAGCCAGGCACCCGGCGGAGTGGACGCGGTCGCCTACTACGAGTCGCCCTGGCTCAAGCGCCACCGTGTCCGGCGGAGTCTGCTCGGCGCCGCTCCGGGAGGGGCCGAGGCCTTCCGGCTCGCGCTGCGCGGCGGCATCGCGCGGCCCGACGGCACGGAGCGGCGCATCCGTGCGGGGCTGCGGGCCGCGGGACTCTCCGCGGACCTGCCGATCCTGTGGTCGAGGCACCACCTCTCGCACGCGGCGAGCGCGTACTACCCCTCCCCGTTCGAGCGTGCCGCCGTCCTGACCGTCGACGGGGTGGGCGAGTGGGCGACCACCGGCATCTTCCTCGGCGAGGGAGCGCGCATCACCGCCCTGGACGAACAGGTCTTCCCGCACTCCCTGGGCCTGTTGTACTCGGCGGTGACCCATTTCTGCGGATTCAAGGTGGACAGCGGCGAGTACAAGCTGATGGGCCTGGCGGCCTACGGCGACCCCGGCTCCCCGCAGACCCGCGCGTTGCGCGAACTGATCCTCGAGCGGCTCGTCGACGTGCGCGAGGACGGCTCGTTCGTCCTCGACATGCGGTACTTCACCTTCCACCGCGGCGGCACCATCATCGACGTACAGCGCTGGGAACGGCTGTTCGGGATGGAGCGGCGCAGGCCCGAGACCGGCGGTGCCGAGCGGTACGCCGACCTCGCTCTCGCCGTGCAGCAGGTCACCGAGGAGGTGATGGTGCGTCTCGCGCGCCACGCACGCGAGCGCACCGGCGCCGACGCACTGTGCCTGGCCGGAGGGGTCGCACTCAACTGCGTGGCCAATTCCCGGGTGCTGCACGAGGCCGGGTTCGACCGGGTGTGGATCCAGCCGGCCGCCGGAGACGCCGGCGGCGCGGTGGGCGCCGCCCTCGCCGCCCACCATCTGGCCCTGCGCGGCCCCCGTCCCACCGCTCCGGTCCCGGACGGGATGAGGGCGGCCCACCTCGGCCCGGACATACCCGACGGCGCGGTCGTCGACCTGGTGCACCGGTACGGCGCGCGCTGCACGTCGTACGACGACTTCGGCAAGCTGGCCGAGGAGGTGGCCGGGGAGCTGGCCGACGGGAAGGTGGTCGGCTGGGTCCAGGGGCGGATGGAGTTCGGTCCCCGGGCACTGGGCAACCGCAGCATCCTCGCCGATCCGCGCAACGCCGCCGCCAAGTCCTGGCTGAACTCGAAGATCAAGGCCCGTGAGGACTTCCGTCCGTTCGCGCCCTCGCTCCTCGCCGAGGCGGCGGACGCGTACCTGGAGCCCCCCGTGCCCTCCCGGTACATGCTGCTGACCACCCGGGTCCGGCCGGGCGACGACGGCTCGCCCATCCCGGCGGCCACACATGTCGACGGCACCGCACGGCACCACACCGTCGAGGCCGCGGACAACCCCCGCTTCTGGCGGCTCATCGACGCCTTCCGCACCCGCACCGGCTGTGCCGCCCTGGTCAACACCAGTTTCAACGTCCGTGGTGAGCCGGTGGTCGCCACCGCCGACGACGCGTACCGGTGCTTCCTGCGCACGGGCATGGATCTGCTGGTCATCGGCGACCACCTGTTCCGTCAGGCCGACCAGTCGGCCGAACTCGCCCACGACAGCCTGCCGCTCGACTGACCCGACCGAACCGGACGCCCCGTTCACCGGGACCACACGGCCGGCATCGCCGGCTGGCGTCCGTCGCAGGAGGAGAAGGACAACTCATGACCACCGCGCTGCTGTGCACCGGCTGGCCCCGCGGGATCGAGGTGGCGCTGGACCGGCTCGAACGCGACGGGCGACACCCCGCCCTGCTCATCCTGCCGGACACCGTGGCCGGCGACCGGGAGCCGGCGGATGCGGCCTTCGAACGGTTCGGGCTGCCGGTGCTCCCCCTCCCCCAGGCGGAGATCGGCGCCGGCCGGCTCTCTCCGGAGAGCAGGCGCGCGGTACGTGCCGCGGGAGTGACCGCTCTGCTGGCGTTCCGCAACGACGGCGGTACGGTCGACCGCAGGGCGGCGGTCCGGGTCGCGCTCTCGGTCCCGGTGCGCGAACTGCTGGTCATGCACGGGCGCGGGGACGTCACCCGGTACGGGCGTACGGCTCTGCTGGCCGCCCTGTTCCGCGACCGTGAACCGGGACGCGAGCGGTGGCGCGAGCGCGTACCGCGGCGCGGGCGTAGGACGGGGCGCGGTCGCCGGGAGGACGCCCCGCCGGCGGAGCTGTTCGATCCCGTGGCCGGACGTCACCTCCCCCGGGGCGGCGACTTCGCCGGTGTCGACGCGCGCGGCGGCCTGGAGGTCAGTCCGCTGGGGTTCCTGCGCGTGCCCGGGATGGCGGAGCCCGCCGATCTGGAACCGTCCGCCCGGCGCCGGGTGATCATGCTGGGCGGCAGCGCGCTGTACGGGCTCGGCCTGCCGGACAACGCCGCCACCGTCCCCGCACGCCTCTACTGGCGTCTCGGCGGCGCCGACGACGGGCCCGAGGTGCTCAGCTTCGCCGTGCCGGGAGGATGGTCGCGCGGCGAGTCCGCGATGCTGCTCTACCGGCTGCGCCACGCCCGGCCCGACAGCGTGGTGACCCTCTCCGGCTGGAACGACTTCAACACCCTGTTCGCCATGGACCTGGTCAACGGACCGGGTGCACAGGTGCTGAACTGGACGTTCTCCGACTACCACCACTATCTGCGGATCCACGCCCCGCACGAGATCGACGACACCCACGTCCCGTTCGCCCGCAAACCCTCGGTGGTGCGCAGCCTGCCGCACCTGGACTCCGCCGTCTTCCCCCGCTCGGGAGCACGGCTGCGCAGTTCTCAGTGGCTGGACAACCAGGCGCTGATGGCCACCGTCTGCGAGCAGCAGGGCAGCCACTTCGTCTGCGCCCTGCAGCCGCACTCCCTGCTCCAGCCGGCGCTGGGCACGGAGTTCACCCGAAATTGGGTCACCTCGCACTACGACTTCGCCTTCACCGGAAGGGACGGGCAGCCCGGCCGCGCCGAACTGTTCGACGCCTACGCCGATTCGATCGCCTCCGTCTACCAGGTCTACCGGCAGGGCCTGACCGCGTTGTCCTCACGCTTCCCGACCGCGACCTTCCTCGACCTGTCCACCGTCTACGCGGACGAGGACGCCCCCTGCTTCCTCGACGGAGTCCATCTCACCGCCCATGGAGCGGACGTACTCGCCGACGCCCTCGCGAAGGCGCTGGGGCAGCCGTCAGCGGACGTCCCCCACGGGGAAGGAACCTCGCTGCCCGCAGCAGCGGACAAGAGCCCGGACGACCTCGTCGCCCGGTACGACCGGCGCCTTCCCTAGCCCCCCGCGCTGCCGGCGCCATGGGGCGCTGATCCCCGGCGCGGCGCGACGAGCGTACTCCCGCCGCGGCCACCGTCAGGATTGATGCGCGTCACCGCCGGGAAGCCACCAGGGGCCGATCGACCGTCCCGTTCCGCGTGCCGAGCGTGCGTTCTCCCCTCCGCCCCTGGATCGGTGGACGGGTGACCGGCGAGGGGAAGCGACCGTGGGGGCGGTCGCGTGCAGTACACCGTGACGAAGTGGGGGGGAAGCAGCACATGACCACCGCGGCATTCACCAACAAGGCGATCCTGCGGTACTCGATCGCCTTCATCGGGTACGCGGACCTCGAGGGAGAGGTCCAGAGCGTCTCGCACCAGGCCCTGCGCGGGGACAACTACTACCAGGACCTGCCCGAGCCGAAGGACTGGACCGGAGCCCTCAAGGGCGTTCAGCACAGCAAGGACGCGGAACGGCAGGTGGTGAACCTCCTCGCCGACGAGATCTATCGCCACCTGGGATGCCAGAGCACCGCTCAGTACACCGCGCGAATCGGCGCGGTCCGCAAAGGCACGGTGGACCTGTACTCCGACATGGGCCCGTGTCACTCCTGCCGGTCGGTGATCAAGGACTTCCGCAGGGATTTCCCGGCCCTGACCCTCCAGATCCGCTACCGCAACGCGCTGCGCGGCGGCGGGTCGGCGGCCCTGATCCCGGCGGGCGACGGCCTGTACGGGCAGTACGGCATCGGCGACGCCACGCAGCGCACGGACCAGCTGTGGGCCAACACCTACCCCGGCAGTCCGGTGGCCGCGGCCACCGGCACCTTCGACGTCAAGGTCACCGGGCCCGGCGGCCGGCGATTCACCGGCACCGTGCGGGGCGTCGACCAGCAGCCCCACTCCTCGTACCTGTACCCGGCACCGAGTTCCACCGCGGCGCCGCTCGACGAGGTGGGCGCTGTCATGGACGGGATCGCACGGGACCTCAGCACCCAGATGGTGCCCGAGCGGCTGATGCGCCCGCAGGCGTTCCGGCAGTGGATCCGCGGCATCGGCCAGGGCACCGTACGGCTCGACTGCGAACGGGGGCCCGGCAAGGACGGCCGGACGGCGATCGAGGCGTTCATCGAGGACTTCCCGAAGGTCCGCATCGAGGTGGCCTACCCGGGCGCGACCGCGCAATCGGACGGCCGCGGCTACACGGACGCCACGGAACAGGACGGGGGCACCTGGCTGAAGATCTTCCCGGCCGCCCGCTGACCGACGGAGTCCTTCGCGCGCCCGTTCGCCCCTGCCGTTCCCGCCTCAGCCGAACCGGCGACGACGGCTTCCGGGGCTTCGGGCGCGTCGCCCTTCCACACGCCTGCGAGCCCCTGGGCTGACGCGTGTCACCTGGGCGCGCCACAAATCCGCT of the Streptomyces sp. 1222.5 genome contains:
- a CDS encoding deaminase domain-containing protein is translated as MTTAAFTNKAILRYSIAFIGYADLEGEVQSVSHQALRGDNYYQDLPEPKDWTGALKGVQHSKDAERQVVNLLADEIYRHLGCQSTAQYTARIGAVRKGTVDLYSDMGPCHSCRSVIKDFRRDFPALTLQIRYRNALRGGGSAALIPAGDGLYGQYGIGDATQRTDQLWANTYPGSPVAAATGTFDVKVTGPGGRRFTGTVRGVDQQPHSSYLYPAPSSTAAPLDEVGAVMDGIARDLSTQMVPERLMRPQAFRQWIRGIGQGTVRLDCERGPGKDGRTAIEAFIEDFPKVRIEVAYPGATAQSDGRGYTDATEQDGGTWLKIFPAAR
- a CDS encoding carbamoyltransferase N-terminal domain-containing protein — protein: MTAIVGISAFYHDSAAALVVDGEIVAAAQEERFTRRKHDPAFPQQALAYLLSQAPGGVDAVAYYESPWLKRHRVRRSLLGAAPGGAEAFRLALRGGIARPDGTERRIRAGLRAAGLSADLPILWSRHHLSHAASAYYPSPFERAAVLTVDGVGEWATTGIFLGEGARITALDEQVFPHSLGLLYSAVTHFCGFKVDSGEYKLMGLAAYGDPGSPQTRALRELILERLVDVREDGSFVLDMRYFTFHRGGTIIDVQRWERLFGMERRRPETGGAERYADLALAVQQVTEEVMVRLARHARERTGADALCLAGGVALNCVANSRVLHEAGFDRVWIQPAAGDAGGAVGAALAAHHLALRGPRPTAPVPDGMRAAHLGPDIPDGAVVDLVHRYGARCTSYDDFGKLAEEVAGELADGKVVGWVQGRMEFGPRALGNRSILADPRNAAAKSWLNSKIKAREDFRPFAPSLLAEAADAYLEPPVPSRYMLLTTRVRPGDDGSPIPAATHVDGTARHHTVEAADNPRFWRLIDAFRTRTGCAALVNTSFNVRGEPVVATADDAYRCFLRTGMDLLVIGDHLFRQADQSAELAHDSLPLD